TGAGTCTTCCGTTCCTCAGGCTCGTCCAGAGCCGACTCCTCAGACCCCACCAACTCCGACCCCTACTCCAGCCCGCAGTGTTGCCATGGAGATGGGGTGCAGCTGGGAGGCGGGGCTAGCCCGTGTGCGCAGGCGCAGGGCGGAGCAGACCCATCGCCCGGAACTGCTGAGATTGAGCAGAGGGTGCAAGGCCAGACCCGGCCGCAGGCAGGCGAGCGTGGCGCCCCTACCCGCGCCGCTCCGGGGGCCCACGGCGCCGCCCTCTCCAGCACCTGTCCTGGGCGCCGCGGTGTCACTCAGCCTCTGTCAGGAACAAAGGGCGGAGGGGCCGGGCCGGTGGCACCCCTGGGTTTGACTCGTAAGCTTCCTGCGGATGCTAGGACCCCTGTGGGGAGGGGCCTCGGGAAAGGCTGACGCTGCGTCAGCCGCCCGGGGGCAGCTGGAGCCCGAGCCTTGCCACATTCACCTGAACCTGAACTCCAAGCCCCGTGGCGCTGTTCCAGAGTGGCATTTGCACAGGGGACCGCAGCCCACGTCCGCCTCGGGCTCCCTCCTGCTCCGCAATCAGCGCCAGCGGCGGCACCGTGGCCATGAACCTTTTGGGGGACTGGTGCAGGGGGCTGGCCGTGGACGTGCACAGGGCCCTGCTGGTCACCGGTATCCCGGAGGACCTGGAGCAGACAGCCATCGAAGCCGTCCTGAAGCCGGCCTTGCTGCCCCTGGGCAAGTTCAGGCTGCGGAACACGCGGGCCATGAGGGACGAGAAGGCCAAGGCCTCCCTGATGGAGTTTGTGAAGGGCATTAATCACGGTGCCATCTCCAAGGAGATCCCGGGCAAGGACGGCGTCTGGAGGGTTCTGTGCAAGGACAGCGCGGAGGGCGCCAGAGTCCTGAGGCAGATGAAACGCTTGCTGCTGGATAAAAGGCCCCCACGGGCCGCAGTGGCCAGGGCCCCCGGGGACACGcccactccccccccccccgcttcgGAGACCCTGGCTCTGGGGTCGGAGCCGGGGGTCAGGGAGGCTGGCCCCCTCTTGGTGCAGCCAAAGATGCTAGGAGGGGCCGTCGGGGTCGCAGAAACAGAACCAGAGGCAGCAGGTTGACCAGAAGAGCAAGAAGTGGGGCGTGGAGGGCGGCCATCCACGTCGGGGAGCGGGAATCCCAAGACTCTTCCGACTAGAGCCTGGGTATCACGATCGAGGAGATGGCCAAGGAGGACTTGAGCGGGGATGGCGAACAGAGCGCACTGTACGCCACCCTCCAGCCCGCCGCGAAGGAGGAGCTTGTTAGGAAGTGGGCCCTCCAGAGGGAAGGAGATGATGGAACGGGCCCGGCGAGTTCTTGGCCCTGGCAACGGTGACGGACAAAGCAAAGAAGAGGAAGATGGAGAAAGATCCCCCTGGGGCTGAGTCGATCAGCCTGAACATCAAAGAAGACCGGAGCGAAATTCCAGACTTAGTGGCCCTACTCGCAGTGAGAGACGCGTCGGACGAGGAGACCATGGGCAGCGACGCCTCCCAAAGCGACTCTCAGGAAAACGGGGATCAAGAAAGAGAGGGGGTGGACATTCCTGAGTTTGTGGCCATTGTGGCTTGTACAGACCCCGCGAACCACTCCGCCCGCGACGAGATGTTTGAAAATCGCTTCTGTGATCTAGTTGCTGGGCTGGAGCGACAAGAAAGCTGCCCTGCCCGAGGTCTTGTCTACGATGGCCAAGGACACTTCCGGAACCCGAGTGAAGGTGGAGGAGGCAGGCCGCCCGGTGGACGCCGTGGTCCTGAGGAAGGCCAAACGCGGTGCTCACTTGCTGGGATGCATCTCCTACGTGGCTGAGCCTCAGACCACCTGCAAAGGGGAGAAGGCTCCTGGTGGCCCGATGGCGGGCTGGGGCGAGGACGAGGAAGATGAGAGCGGCCTCCTGGAGCTAGCGGTGCTCCTGGATGCCCAGGACGTGGCTGAGGTGAcgcaggaagaaaaggaaaagggctGGCAGGGCGGGAGGTTCAGATGCGCCAAAGGCAACCTGGGGGAGGTCTTGGCGCTGCGGGCGGCCCGCGCGAACAGGGAGTCGGAGGAGACGTCGGAGGACGTGGAGAGCGAGAAGTCGGAGCCCGAGGACCGCGCGTCCAGGAAGCCCCGGGCCAAGCGAGCCCGCCCGGCCTTTAGGGCCCTGGGTCGGGTGGGCTGGGCAGCGGCTCCCGCCCCGTCGGGGACCCGCAAAACCCGAGGGGGAGGCGGCGGCCCCGGCGGGCTGGGCATCCCTCCCGAGACGGAAGCCCAGGACGAGGCGGCGGGAAGCAAGAGCAGGAAGGGGCGCGCGGGCGCTGGGGCGCAGGCCAAGGGCGGCCAGCCCAGGGCTCGGCCGCCCGCCGGCTTCAAGTCCACGCGTGGGAAGAAGGCTGGTCGGGGGAAGAGGCTGCCCTCCATGTGCCGCTAAGGTCAAGGCGAGGCTGCAGCTGCCGGTGGGGCCCCAGCTCCGCCCCTCGGCCCTCCCCGCCGCGGAGGCGGCAACCGCTGAACCGTGGGCTCTGAGCTCTAAAGTGCGCGCCCGCCCACCGCTCGCTCCCCTGTCCTT
This genomic window from Mesoplodon densirostris isolate mMesDen1 chromosome 19, mMesDen1 primary haplotype, whole genome shotgun sequence contains:
- the PNMA8B gene encoding LOW QUALITY PROTEIN: paraneoplastic antigen-like protein 8B (The sequence of the model RefSeq protein was modified relative to this genomic sequence to represent the inferred CDS: inserted 1 base in 1 codon; deleted 3 bases in 2 codons; substituted 2 bases at 2 genomic stop codons) encodes the protein MVSCSSRADSSDPTNSDPYSSPQCCHGDGVQLGGGASPCAQAQGGADPSPGTAEIEQRVQGQTRPQAGERGAPTRAAPGAHGAALSSTCPGRRGVTQPLSGTKGGGAGPVAPLGLTRKLPADARTPSGICTGDRSPRPPRAPSCSAISASGGTVAMNLLGDWCRGLAVDVHRALLVTGIPEDLEQTAIEAVLKPALLPLGKFRLRNTRAMRDEKAKASLMEFVKGINHGAISKEIPGKDGVWRVLCKDSAEGARVLRQMKRLLLDKRPPRAAVARAPGDTPTPPPPASETLALGSEPGVREAGPXLGAAKDARRGRRGRRNRTRGSRLTRRARSGAWRAAIHVGERESQDSSDXSLGITIEEMAKEDLSGDGEQSALYATLQPAAKEELVRKWALQREGDDNGPGEFLALATVTDKAKKRKMEKDPPGAESISLNIKEDRSEIPDLVALLAVRDASDEETMGSDASQSDSQENGDQEREGVDIPEFVAIVACTDPANHSARDEMLKIASVIXLLGWSDKKAALPEVLSTMAKDTSGTRVKVEEAGRPVDAVVLRKAKRGAHLLGCISYVAEPQTTCKGEKAPGGPMAGWGEDEEDESGLLELAVLLDAQDVAEVTQEEKEKGWQGGRFRCAKGNLGEVLALRAARANRESEETSEDVESEKSEPEDRASRKPRAKRARPAFRALGRVGWAAAPAPSGTRKTRGGGGGPGGLGIPPETEAQDEAAGSKSRKGRAGAGAQAKGGQPRARPPAGFKSTRGKKAGRGKRLPSMCR